The nucleotide window CTATCCTACTTTGCGTCGTGCCATGTGGGAGGTGCCGATGGGATTCGATCGGGGCGACACCGACCCGACTCCCCGCGGCACCGACGATGTCAGACCTTGGCGCTCGAATAGGTCGTCGGGAGGGGAAAATTCGTCCAGATTGCTGCTGCGGCCAGTGGATTGGCTTAGGCCCGCCATGGATAGCGAAAACCGTTTTGAGCGACGACTTCTGTTCGAAAATTTCACGATCGCCGGTTTCAAGGAATTGCGGGCCGATCTGGAAGATGAGCTTCGACGTTCGCCGACGGACACCGCCCGGTATCAGCTCGCGACCGTCTTAGCGCAATGCATGCCCGACCAGCATTCCTTGGCGCGTGCGGAGGAGCTGCTCGCTGGTGCGACGGGTCGGGGCAACGATCTTCCGCCGAGTCTGCGAGCGGCGGCCCGAGACGTCCAGCGCAGCGTTCGGTCAATGCTTCTCGAATCGGAATCGCCAAGTAGTGGCCGGCTAGCTCAGGTCAATTGGGGGATCTATAACCGCTGCCCTTTGGTGTGCGTGGGCTGCTACAACATCTTCAATTCCGACCAACTTTCGCTGCGGGAGGCCAAGGCGTCGGTAGAGAAGCTGGCCCGCGCCGGTGTGGAGGAATTGGTGATATCCGGTGGCGATCCGCTCGAATGGGAAGGAATTCTCCCCTTTGTCGATCATGCGTATGACTGCGGACTCGACGTCGCTCTCGACACGGTCGGCTATAGCTTCACCGCAGCCACGGCCGCTGCCCTCAGCGGCAAGGTCTCCTATCTGGGCCTGCCGGTCGATGGATCGGGCCAGGACATGATTGCGGACTTCCGCAAGGGCAAGAACGATCTGCTGGTGCGTGTTCGGGGTGCTCTTGAACTCTGCGGTGAATTTGGGATCCCCGTAAAAGTGAACACGACGGTGACCAAGGGCAACATTGATGACTTGGAAGATGTGGCGCAGCTGCTTTGTCAATATGAGGCGGTCGTGAGCTGGTCGCTGTTTCAGTGGTGGGATCTGCGGAGAACTCCGGCGTTGCGAGAGCGAATGCATGTAGAGCGAGACCGTTTTCGTGAACGAACCTTGCGGCTGAGCCTGGCCTACCCGAGCCTGGGAATCTGGAGTCAGGACGTTAGCCGACGGGCGCGGACGCATTTCTTTATCTCGGCTAACGGTGAAGTCTACACATTCGATTCGGGCAGTCTTTCGACCATTATTCTCGGAGATATACGCGCTCAGAGTATGAGCGAATTGATCGGATCGCCAGCATTGCGGAAGAACTCTCCAAAGTTCTCCCGCTCCTTTCCGATCCCGCCCGTTGTGAAGGCAACCCTATTGGCCAACAGGTAGCCGGGGGTGGTCGAAGCGGCGAGTTCGGCGGGCCACGTCGATGGCACGAGCAAGCGCGTTTTATGGTTGATAATCACGCAGAGTGGCTTCTACCGCACCGCACTTCAGCTCGGAAATATCCCGATCGTTTTGCCGTTTGTGGTGGCCGAGCTCCATGCCGAGTTGTGGATGGCCGCCCTAATTTTTCCGTCATTCACAGCCGGTACGGCAATTGGGAATATGATCGCACCGGCCGTGCTTGCTGCCGTCCCACGACGTGGTCGACTGGTAATTATCGTGCTCGGTTTGGCCGTCCTCGCTGGCGTCAATGCATTGTGCGCCACCATCGGCGACGGAAACGAAGCCGGAATCGTCTTTCTAGTAAATGTGGTTCTGATCGGGGCGGTGTCGGCTTTTTCTTTCGTTGCGTTCGCAGATTTGGTGGCAGCGATGCCGTCAGGAACCGATAGAGCCCAGGTTCTGCTTACCGAGGCAGGAGTGGGCGCAGGCCTGACGGCGGTGGTAACGGTGGCATTGTCATTCGTGCCGCACGACGACGCATTGACGAACAACACTCGTCTGTTGTGGACGGCAACCGCTGCGATGGCCATTTCAGGGCTGATGTGCCTGGGTGTGCCGCACCGGATCGTGCCCCACATCCACGCGGCGCCCGGCCTGCACAAAGTCGTGCACGTTGGTTGGGCGACTGTGCGAAGTGATGGCTGGTATCGCCGTTACCTGGCCGTCCAGCTGCTGTTCGGATCGGTGGTAATTGGGTCCTCGTTTTACAGCATCCGTGTTGCCGCGGCACCGGGGGACGAGCATGACCACGTTGTCGTGGTTGTGCTGTTCGTCTGCGTGGGACTTCTGGGTGGGATTCGGTTGTGGAATCGGACCCGCCAGAGGTTCGGCCTGGTTGGTTTGTTTGTGGGTAGCGCGATTGTCAGCATCGTCGCCGCAGCGGTGGCGATCGGATTCCAGTTGGCCGGATCCTGGCCCAACATCGTGGCCATCAGCCTGGTGATCGCCCTGGCATCGATCGCCAATCAAAGCGTGTTCACGGCGGGTCAACTCTGGATTGCCCACGATGCCGACCCGGCGCTGCGCGTTTCCCTTATCGCCTTCGGGCAACTCGTGATCAGTATTGGCTTGGTGGGTCTGAGTTCGTTGCTGGGCATGTTCGCCCAGTTTCACGATGTGGTGTGGCCCGTGGTGATCGTGCTGCTGCTCAATGTGGTGGCGGCGCACTCGGCGAGACGACTGGCTCCCGCCAACTGACGACGCCGTGGCCGGCGCGCAACAGTGCGTCACCACCGCGATTTTCCCTTACGGACGGTCCCCGAGTTTGTTTCGGTAGCCCGCGATGCGCCGCTCGATCTCGGCGGCGTCATCGAGTCGGCCTTCCTTGCGCGCGAGTTCGGCGCGCACGGTCAGCTCGCGGATCGCGGTTCGGATGTCGCTGGTGCTCGTCGCTTTTCGCATGACCACCGGGTACCCAGCGCAGATCCGGGTCTAACTAGCTAACGCAGGACGGCCGATTCACCGCCGGAACAGCTTGTTGCCCAGCCACACAATCGGGTCGTACTTGCGGTCGACGACCCGCTCTTTCATCGGGATCAGCGCGTTGTCGGTGATCTTGATGTTTTCGGGGCACACCTCGGTGCAGCACTTGGTGATGTTGCAGTAGCCCAGGCCGTGGGCTTCTTGTGCTTGGTTGCGTCGGTCCAGGGTGTCCAGCGGATGCATTTCGAGTTCGGCGATCCGCATCAGGAACCGCGGTCCGGCGAACGCTTTTTTGTTTTCTTCGTGATCACGGATGACGTGGCAGACGTTTTGGCACAGGAAGCACTCGATGCACTTACGGAACTCCTGCGAGCGCGCGACATCGACCTGCGCCATCCGGTACTCACCCGGTTGCAGCTCCTTGGGAGGCGTGAAAGATGGTATCTCGCGTGCCTTTTCGTAGTTGAACGAGACGTCGGTGACCAGATCCCGAATGACCGGGAAGGTTCGCAGCGGAGTGACGGTAACGGTCTCGTTCTCGGCGAATGTCGACATCCGCGTCATGCACATCAGCCGCGGCTTACCGTTGATCTCCGCCGAGCAGGAACCGCATTTGCCCGCCTTGCAGTTCCAGCGCACCGCCAGGTCTGGCGTCTGGGTCTGCTGCAGACGATGAATGACGTCGAGCACGACCTCACCCTCGTTGACCTCGACAGTGAAATCGCGCAGTTCGCCGCTGCTCTCGTCGCCGCGCCAAACTCGCAGGCTAGCGTTGTAACCCATTACGTTCTCCGTCCCGGATGGTCGGCCAACTCTTCGGCTGAGTAGTACTTCTCCAGCTCGGAAATATCGAAGAGCTCCAGCAGATCCGGTCGCATTGGGACCTGCGGCTGCCGGGTGATAGTGATGTGCGGACCGTCGGCGGTATCTCCATTGGTTGCCGCGGCGCGACAGACCAGCAAAGTATTGCGCCAGCTGGGGTCCATGCCGGGGTGGTCGTCGCGCGTGTGGCCGCCCCGGCTCTCGGTACGTTCCAGCGCCGCGCGGGCGACGCATTCGCTGACCATCAACATGTTGTGCAGGTCGATGGCCAAGTTCCAACCCGGGTTGTACTGACGGTGGCCCTCCACTTGCACGTTCTGGTACCGCTTCCACAGCTCGTCCAGCAGGGTCAACGCCTTGGCGATCTCGTCGGCCTTGCGGATGATGCCGACCAGATCATTCATCAGGTACTGCAGGTCCATCTGCAGCGCGTACGGGTTTTCGGGTGCCGAGCCGTCGGTCGGGCCCTCAAAGGGCCTGACGGCCTGCTTGGCCGCGGTCTCGACGGCCTCGGCCGAGATGCTCGGACGGCTGGCCAACGCGCGAACGTAGTCGGCGGCGCCAAGGCCCGCCCGCCGACCGAACACCAGCAGGTCTGACAGCGAGTTGCCTCCCAGTCGGTTGGAACCGTGCATGCCGCCGGAGCATTCGCCGGCGGCGAACAGCCCGGGGACGGTGGCCGCGCCGGTATCGGCGTCGACTTCGATACCGCCCATCACGTAGTGGCACGTCGGACCGACTTCCATTGGCTCTTTGGTGATGTCGACGCCGGCCAGCTCCATGAACTGGTGGTACATCGACGGCAGGCGCCGTTTGATGTCGTCGGCGGTTAGCCGGGACGCGATGTCGAGGTAGACCCCGCCATGCGGGGTGCCGCGGCCCGCTTTGACCTCCGAGTTGATCGCGCGCGCCACCTCGTCACGTGGCAGCAGGTCGGGAGTGCGACGGGCCGAGTCGTTGTCCTTGAGCCACTGATCGGCTTCTTGTTCCGATTCGGCGTACTGACCTTTGAACACCGGCGGGATGTAGTCGAACATGAACCGAGTGTTGTCGGAATTCTTCAGCACGCCGCCATCGCCGCGCACGCCCTCGGTGACCAGGATCCCCTTAACGCTGGGCGGCCACACCATGCCGGTCGGGTGAAACTGGACGAATTCCATGTTGATCAGCGTTGCGCCGGCCCGCAGCGCCAGGGCATGACCGTCTCCGGTGTATTCCCAGGAGTTGGACGTCACCTTGAACGACTTGCCGATTCCGCCGGTGGCCATGACCACCGCGGGGGCCTCGAACACCACGAACCGGCCACTTTCGCGCCAATAGCCGAAGGCGCCGGCAATTGAGCCACCGTCTTTGAGTAGTTCGGTGATTGTGCATTCGGCGAACACCTTGATCCGCGCCTCGTAGTCGCCGAGCTCGGCGTAGTCCTCCTGCTGCAGCGAGACGATTTTTTGCTGCATGGTGCGGATCAGTTCCAGGCCGGTGCGGTCGCCGACGTGTGCCAGCCGCGGATAGGTGTGCCCGCCAAAGTTGCGCTGGCTGATCTTGCCGTCATCGAGGCGATCGAATAGGGCTCCGTAGGTCTCCAGTTCCCAAACCCGGTCCGGTGCCTCCTTGGCGTGCAGCTCGGCCATCCGCCAGTTGTTCAGGAACTTCCCACCGCGCATCGTGTCGCCGAAGTGGGTTTCCCAGTTGTCTTTGGGGTTGGTGTTGCCCATCGCGGCGGCGCAGCCGCCCTCGGCCATCACCGTGTGAGCCTTGCCGAACAGGGATTTGCAGACCACGGCGACCTTCAGGCCGCGTTCACGCGCCTCGATCACCGCACGCAAACCCGCGCCGCCGGCACCGATCACGACCACGTCGTAGGAGTGCCGTTCGACCTCAACCATTGAAAACCTCGCTCAGCTATTCCTAATAATCCTTAGATGGCTTGTCAGCCAATAAATCTGAAGTCAGCGATCGTGCCGCTGGACACCAGCATGATGTAGAAGTCGGTCAGCGATAGGGTGCCCAACGTGATCCAGGCGAACAGCATATGCCGGGTGTTCAGCTTGCTAACCTGCGTCCAGATCCAATATCTCACTGGATGTTTGGAAAAATGCTTGAGTCGACCACCGGTGGCGTGCCGACACGAATGGCACGAAATGGTGTACGCCCACAGCAAGAGCACATTGATCACCAAAATGACATTGCCCAAACCAAATCCAAAACCGGTTGGTGAGTGGAATGCCATTATCGCGTCATAGGTGTTGATCAGGGAAACCACCATAGCGACGTAGAAAAAGTATCGGTGACTGTTCTGAATGATCAGCGGAAGCCGAGTTTCGCCCGTGTAATGCGCCCGCGGCTCAGGTACAGCGCAGCCGGTCGGTGATTGCCAGACCGACCGATAGTAGGCCTTGCGGTAGTAATAGCAGGTGAGCCGGAACCCGAGCAGGAACGGTAATACGAGACTTCCCAACGGAATCCACCAGGGAAAGTGTCCAAACCACACGCCGAGGTGACTAGCGCCAGGCGCGCAGGACGCGCTGACGCATGGCGAGTAGAACGGTGTCAGGTAGTGGTATTTCTCCACCCAGTAAGCGCCGCCCCAGAACGCCCGGGTGGTGGCGTAGACGATGAACGCGAGAAACCCGACGTTGGTGACTAACGGTGCCCACCACCACAGGTCGGTGCGAAGCGTCCGCTGTGGGATTTGTGCGCGAGTGGGTGAGAAAACACCGGTTTCGGTGCGGTTCGCCGTGGGTGCGCTCATCTACCTTGATCCTCTTCGACTGGTATCTGGTCGAAGGGTACACAGATAAAGGACCCTGTTTTCGGCGGGGCTTGGTTGTCAGTATCTGCTGTGACCTCCGACACCTTCGTCATCGACATCGCGCCAGAAATCGCGGTCGTAA belongs to Mycobacterium basiliense and includes:
- a CDS encoding radical SAM/SPASM domain-containing protein — translated: MDSENRFERRLLFENFTIAGFKELRADLEDELRRSPTDTARYQLATVLAQCMPDQHSLARAEELLAGATGRGNDLPPSLRAAARDVQRSVRSMLLESESPSSGRLAQVNWGIYNRCPLVCVGCYNIFNSDQLSLREAKASVEKLARAGVEELVISGGDPLEWEGILPFVDHAYDCGLDVALDTVGYSFTAATAAALSGKVSYLGLPVDGSGQDMIADFRKGKNDLLVRVRGALELCGEFGIPVKVNTTVTKGNIDDLEDVAQLLCQYEAVVSWSLFQWWDLRRTPALRERMHVERDRFRERTLRLSLAYPSLGIWSQDVSRRARTHFFISANGEVYTFDSGSLSTIILGDIRAQSMSELIGSPALRKNSPKFSRSFPIPPVVKATLLANR
- a CDS encoding succinate dehydrogenase/fumarate reductase iron-sulfur subunit, whose translation is MGYNASLRVWRGDESSGELRDFTVEVNEGEVVLDVIHRLQQTQTPDLAVRWNCKAGKCGSCSAEINGKPRLMCMTRMSTFAENETVTVTPLRTFPVIRDLVTDVSFNYEKAREIPSFTPPKELQPGEYRMAQVDVARSQEFRKCIECFLCQNVCHVIRDHEENKKAFAGPRFLMRIAELEMHPLDTLDRRNQAQEAHGLGYCNITKCCTEVCPENIKITDNALIPMKERVVDRKYDPIVWLGNKLFRR
- a CDS encoding fumarate reductase/succinate dehydrogenase flavoprotein subunit; the encoded protein is MVEVERHSYDVVVIGAGGAGLRAVIEARERGLKVAVVCKSLFGKAHTVMAEGGCAAAMGNTNPKDNWETHFGDTMRGGKFLNNWRMAELHAKEAPDRVWELETYGALFDRLDDGKISQRNFGGHTYPRLAHVGDRTGLELIRTMQQKIVSLQQEDYAELGDYEARIKVFAECTITELLKDGGSIAGAFGYWRESGRFVVFEAPAVVMATGGIGKSFKVTSNSWEYTGDGHALALRAGATLINMEFVQFHPTGMVWPPSVKGILVTEGVRGDGGVLKNSDNTRFMFDYIPPVFKGQYAESEQEADQWLKDNDSARRTPDLLPRDEVARAINSEVKAGRGTPHGGVYLDIASRLTADDIKRRLPSMYHQFMELAGVDITKEPMEVGPTCHYVMGGIEVDADTGAATVPGLFAAGECSGGMHGSNRLGGNSLSDLLVFGRRAGLGAADYVRALASRPSISAEAVETAAKQAVRPFEGPTDGSAPENPYALQMDLQYLMNDLVGIIRKADEIAKALTLLDELWKRYQNVQVEGHRQYNPGWNLAIDLHNMLMVSECVARAALERTESRGGHTRDDHPGMDPSWRNTLLVCRAAATNGDTADGPHITITRQPQVPMRPDLLELFDISELEKYYSAEELADHPGRRT